GTGGCGCTGCCGCTGGCGTCTTGCACGATGTCGCGGACGGTGCCTACGTGATCCCCGAGCGGCCAAGAGACCGTGCCCGCCGAACCCAGCGCGCTAACCGCCTCGTCGGCCAGCAGCTCGTCCACCGCCGGTCCCCACAGATCGCGATGCGTCAAGTCGCCGGCCGCCAAGTCGGCGGCATCGTCATCGGCAAACTGCAAGACGATTTGGTCGCCGTCGTAGACGTTCGCCAGCGTGCGGTCGATGCCGTCGTCCCCTGCATCGACCGTCTTGCGAATCCAGCGGTCGAAGGCGTCGTAAGAATACTCGACGCGCTTGGTCACGTCCCCGCCGTTGTCTTTGAAAACAACTTCCGTCAGCCGGTTGCGGTGGTCCCAGGCGTACTCGGTCTGATGATCGTCGGCCGGGTCGTTGGAAAGCCTGGTCTTGGTGAGCGTGTTTCCTTCGCCGTCGTAGGTGTAATGGAACGTGCCGTCGGAATCTAGCTGGTTATTGTCCCCCGTGTCGTAGCCGCCGCCGGTGCGGTTGCCATTGTCGTCGTAGCTGTAGGTTTCGTCGGTTTGGCTGGTGTAATTGGCCCCGGTCAACTGGCCGGCGTTGTCGTAGGCGTAGGCGACGTTTTCGCCGCTGTGCTGGCTGTTGGTGAAACCGATCAGCCGGTTGCCGTCGTCCCAGTTGAAGCCGTAGCCGGCCACCGGGGGCCAAGCTACCGTCGGCACTTCTAGCGATGATTTACCGCCGCAAAATAGCCGTTTCGAATTGGCCCAGCAGGCAGGAACTCGAATCTTTCAGCCCGGCAGTTGAAAAGTGTTGATCGGCTGTTTAGTGTAGAACGTGGTGCTGAATTTTGAGTCTTTTCCATACAACCGGTATGACTTGACTCATTGCCTTGACTTTTGCTCCCTGGAGGTAGCCGCGATGAAACGAGTCGTCTTGTTCGGTCTGGTCATTGCCTTGTTTTCGATGGTCGGCGTTCCGTCGGCTCAAGCCCAATTTGGCGACGGTGGCTTTGGCGGCATCGGTGCATTGGGAATTAACTTCCCCTATGGCTTGTACGGCAACCGTGTCAACCAAGTGCCGTACTATGCCATGTTTCCGCCGGTTTATTATAGTCGGCCCGTGCCGCGGTCTTATGGCTGGAGCCCGTTTGCTTATCCTCCGGGAATCACGACGCCCGAAGTGGAAGTGGTTGAAGCCCAAGAAATCATCAACCCCTTCGTGCCGGAAAAGCGTCTCGATCCGCCCAACAGCGATGCCAAGCCTTCGTCGGCCAAGCGCGACAAGGTTGCATCGCTCCGCGGGCCGGTGCCGCAGATCGTCATCAATCCGTACGTCAAGCAGATGAATCTGGCGTCGGCCGCTAGCAGAACACGTTGACATCTAGAAATGCCGCCGCCGGATTGGCGTCAGTTGCTATTCCGAGCGGCGGCGTTTCACCGGTATATTCCGTGCCGATGGCGCGATTGGATTGTTCGGAGGGGCATCCTTTCTCCGATGTGCCCCGACGGGGGCAGTCGTCCAAGGAATTTGCCCCTCGCTGGAACCGTCCTCCAGCCATCCGCGCATTTTCCGCGATCGCGTGCAAGAATAGATAGCCGAGTCGATCGAATCTTCTTGCCAGCGATCATCCCATGCCGCACGGAACGTCGATGACTGTCAGTCCGATGAAATGGCGATTGAGTCGCTGGTCGAAACTAATTCCCGCCATCGGAGCCTTGGAGCCCGAACTGCAAGCGCTCGGCGACGAAGAGCTTCGCAAACGCAGCCTGGCATTGAAGTATCGCGCCAAAAGTCGCGAACCGCTGCCGAAGCTGATGCCGGAAGCCTATGCCCTCGTCCGCGAAGCCGGACGCCGCACGCTGAACATGCGGCACTTCGACGTGCAACTCCTCGGCGGCATTGCCTTACACCATCGGGCCATCGCCGAAATGCAAACCGGCGAAGGCAAGACTCTGACCGCCACGCTGCCGCTGTATCTGTCGGCATTGACCGGCGAGGGGGTTCATTTGGCCACGGTCAACGATTACCTCGCCAAGCGCGACGCCGATTGGATGCGCCCCATCTATGAACTGCTCGGGATGTCGATCGGCGTCATTCAATCGCAACAGCCGCAAGATGATCGTCGCAAAGCCTATGCGTCGGACATCACTTATGGCACGGCCAATGAATTCGGCTTCGATTTTCTCCGCGACCGGTTGCTGCTCCGCCGCATTCACGAAGGTCAGACAGATCTCGTTGCCCAAATGCTCGGGCAGGGAAACGACGCGGGCGGCGAAAAGCCGGTGCAGCGCCAGGCGTCGTACGTGCTCGTCGATGAGGCGGACAGCATCTTGATCGACGAAGCCCGCACGCCGCTGATCATCAGTTCGCTACCCGACGAGGCGCAACGGGCCGAGGCCGAGCTGTTCAAATGGAGTGCCGCCGCCGTCGGTCATTTTCTCGAAGACCAACATTACGAATACGATCCGGAAAAGCGAACGGTCGAACTGAATGCCGAAGGCCGCCGACTCGTGCGGTTGTTGCCGCGGAGCGGCTGGGTCGAGCAAGTCGGCATGTTGTCTCTTTACGACTCGATCGAACGGGCGCTCAAGGCCGAACGGGCTTTTATTCTGGACCGCCACTACGTCGTTCGCGACGGCGAAATTGTCATTGTCGACGAATTTACCGGCCGCTTGGCGGAGGGGAGAAAATGGCGCGACGGCCTCCATCAAGCCATCGAAGCCAAGGAGAACGTGAGCGTGACCATCGCCACTGGGCACGCGGCGCGAATCACGATTCAAGATTACTTCCTGCGATACAAACGGCTGGCTGGAATGACCGGCACGGCGATTAGTTCCGCGGGCGAGCTGCGAAAGATCTATCAAGTTCAAGTCGTGCAGATTCCCACTCATCGGCCGCCGATTCGCAAGCGCCTGCCGTCGCGAACATTCGGCACCGAGGACGCCAAGTTCGCGGCCATTGTCGAGGAAGTGCGCGAGATGTGCGATGCCGGCCGCCCGGTGCTGATCGGGACGCGATCGATCGATAAATCCGAAAAGCTCTCGAAGCTGCTGGGCGGCGCTAGCGTGCCGCATCAAGTCCTGAACGCTCGGCATATTGCGGCCGAGGCCGACATCGTGACCTTGGCTGGGCAATCGGGCCGCGTCACGGTATCGACCAACATGGCCGGCCGCGGAACCGATATCCGACTTGGTCCAGGGATTGTCGAGTTGGGCGGCATGCATGTGATTTGCACCGAGATGCACGATGCCGCCCGCGTCGATCGCCAACTCATTGGTCGCTGTGGCCGGCAAGGCGACCCCGGTACGTATCGACAATATCTTTCGCTCGATGACGACATCCTCATCATGGGCTTAGGGCCAAAGCGGGCTGCGAAGCTGGCCGAATTGGGCCACCGTCTGTCGGAAAACTCGTTTGACCACAAATCGAGCCTGTTCCGCAAAGCTCAACGCCGCATCGAACGCCGACACTTCCGCGACCGCAAGGCATTAATGTATCACGAACGAGAACGCAACAAGATCATCTTACAAATGGGGCAGGATCCGTATCTCGATTCGCCCGCATGAGTACGAGCAGCGGTCAACTCGGATCACCTAGCGGCAAAATCGTGTCGCCGTTCCGGTTGACTATCCGGCGGCGGGCGTTTCCTGTTTGGATTGCTAACGAATTCGATTGCGCAACCATGCACTCTGGCTCCCGCAGCATGCAGCGCACGTGCGATCGACCAGCCGATTCCGGATGCGCCAGCCGTGACGAGTGCGCGTAACTCCCATGGAATCGCCCTGGCGAATTGGTTTCTGTTCGCCCGGCATCGCCAGCAAAGCAGTGCGCAGGCGACTTGCCGCCGTTGATCCATGAATCCCTGGACGACCTCTGCGGCTATACTTTCCATACCTGGTCGTGATGGGAATCGGTCGATGCCTTGAACCAGCGAGTCAGTACCGACTTTTGTTGGGTATAAAACGCGATTCCTTCGGTTCCTTGAAGGTGGAGATCGCCAAAAAATGATTGGTTCCAGCCGGTGAATGGAAACCACGCCATGGGCGCGGGAACACCCACGTTGATTCCGATCATGCCGGCATTGAAGCGGCGCTTAAACTCGCGAGCCGCCCAACCACTTTGCGTGAAGATCGATGCTCCATTGCCGAACGGGCAATTCTTCCCGACGGCCAGCGCTGCATCGAAGTCGGCTGCGCGAACGACGGAGAGCACGGGTCCAAAGATTTCCTCGCGCGCCAATCGCGTTTCGGGCCGCACCCGATCGACAATACTCGGCCCCAGCAAAAAGCCTTCGCCGTCAAATCGTCGTTGTCGTCCGTCGAGCGCTACCTGCGCTCCTTCTTCCGCGGCGACATCCAGGTAGCTGGTCACGCGATCTCGATGCTGCGGCGAAATGACGGGGCCCATGTCGACTTCCGCGCCAAAGTCGGTGGGACCAACTCGCATGCTTTCGGCCTTTGAGCAGAGCCTGTCAACGAGAGTTTCGGCGATCGAGTCAACGCTTACGACCACACTGCCGGCCATACAGCGCTCGCCGGCACAACCAAAAGCGGATGCCGCGGCTGCGTTGACCGCCAGATCGACATCTGCGTCCGGCAAAATGATCAGGTGATTCTTCGCGCCACCGGCCGCTTGAACCCGTTTACCGTGCGAAGTGCCAGTTTCGTAGACATGCCGAGCAACCTGGGTTGAGCCGACAAAGGAAATGGCGCGCACGAGGGGATGCGTGAGCAGCGCGTCAACGCACTCCCGATCGCCGTGGACGATGCTAAAGACACCTGCTGGCAAACCTGCCTCAAGCAGCAATTCGCCCAATCGCACTGCCGACAAGGGAGTCTTTTCCGAGGGCTTGAGAACAAACGTATTTCCGCAGACCAAAGCAACGGGAAACATCCACAGAGGCACCATGACGGGAAAGTTGAACGGAGTAATCCCGACGCAGACGCCTACAGGATGCCGGCTGGTTTCGGCATCGACGCCCCGTGCAATGTTGTCCAGGCTTTGCCCCATGATGAGGCTGGAAATGCCGCAGGCAAACTCGACCATTTCAATGCCCCGTTGAACGGAGGCCCGCGATTCGGCCAGCGTCTTTCCATGCTCCCGAGTTGTCAAAGCCGCTAAACCCTCGAAGTTTCCTTGCAGCAGTTCGCGATAACGGAACATGATTCTCGCGCGTTCGACGACGGGCGTCTCGGCCCATGCGTCCAGGGCCGCCGCAGCGCCTTCGATCGCCTGAATCGATTCGTGGGCGGTGCAAAAGGGAACTTGCGCGATCACGTTGCCCGTTGACGGATTGAAGACGTTTCCCCAACGCTTCGTGGAGCTTGATTGCCACTTGCCGCTTCGGAGCATCCGTACTTCCGATGCGTCAGGCAAGTCGCGAAGATCGGTGGATGGTTGTTCGCACTTAGCATCCATGGAACTGCTCTCGCATCGCTTGTCGTTGATTGGCCGCCCGTCGCCGACGGGCCGTGTGCCGCCGCGAATCGTCGCTACAGGGTAGTGTATGCGGACAATACCTTTTTTGCAGCCGTCCATTCGAGTTCGACCGCCGAATCGCCGGCGGATCGGCGGCATGCCGACCCATGGC
The window above is part of the Pirellulales bacterium genome. Proteins encoded here:
- a CDS encoding preprotein translocase subunit SecA, which gives rise to MPHGTSMTVSPMKWRLSRWSKLIPAIGALEPELQALGDEELRKRSLALKYRAKSREPLPKLMPEAYALVREAGRRTLNMRHFDVQLLGGIALHHRAIAEMQTGEGKTLTATLPLYLSALTGEGVHLATVNDYLAKRDADWMRPIYELLGMSIGVIQSQQPQDDRRKAYASDITYGTANEFGFDFLRDRLLLRRIHEGQTDLVAQMLGQGNDAGGEKPVQRQASYVLVDEADSILIDEARTPLIISSLPDEAQRAEAELFKWSAAAVGHFLEDQHYEYDPEKRTVELNAEGRRLVRLLPRSGWVEQVGMLSLYDSIERALKAERAFILDRHYVVRDGEIVIVDEFTGRLAEGRKWRDGLHQAIEAKENVSVTIATGHAARITIQDYFLRYKRLAGMTGTAISSAGELRKIYQVQVVQIPTHRPPIRKRLPSRTFGTEDAKFAAIVEEVREMCDAGRPVLIGTRSIDKSEKLSKLLGGASVPHQVLNARHIAAEADIVTLAGQSGRVTVSTNMAGRGTDIRLGPGIVELGGMHVICTEMHDAARVDRQLIGRCGRQGDPGTYRQYLSLDDDILIMGLGPKRAAKLAELGHRLSENSFDHKSSLFRKAQRRIERRHFRDRKALMYHERERNKIILQMGQDPYLDSPA
- a CDS encoding CoA-acylating methylmalonate-semialdehyde dehydrogenase encodes the protein MDAKCEQPSTDLRDLPDASEVRMLRSGKWQSSSTKRWGNVFNPSTGNVIAQVPFCTAHESIQAIEGAAAALDAWAETPVVERARIMFRYRELLQGNFEGLAALTTREHGKTLAESRASVQRGIEMVEFACGISSLIMGQSLDNIARGVDAETSRHPVGVCVGITPFNFPVMVPLWMFPVALVCGNTFVLKPSEKTPLSAVRLGELLLEAGLPAGVFSIVHGDRECVDALLTHPLVRAISFVGSTQVARHVYETGTSHGKRVQAAGGAKNHLIILPDADVDLAVNAAAASAFGCAGERCMAGSVVVSVDSIAETLVDRLCSKAESMRVGPTDFGAEVDMGPVISPQHRDRVTSYLDVAAEEGAQVALDGRQRRFDGEGFLLGPSIVDRVRPETRLAREEIFGPVLSVVRAADFDAALAVGKNCPFGNGASIFTQSGWAAREFKRRFNAGMIGINVGVPAPMAWFPFTGWNQSFFGDLHLQGTEGIAFYTQQKSVLTRWFKASTDSHHDQVWKV